A window from Mogibacterium neglectum encodes these proteins:
- a CDS encoding ABC-F family ATP-binding cassette domain-containing protein gives MSILTVSNVSHGFGDRAILEDVSFRLLPGEHVGLIGANGEGKSTFMNIITGSLQPDEGKIEWSKNVRVGYLDQHSVLKKDMTIENVLASAFDYLYDMESRITELYMSMADVDEETMNSYMEEAGTLQELLTAHDFYMIDAKVSEVARALGLTELGLDRDVSELSGGQRTKVLLGKLLLEKPEILLLDEPTNYLDEEHIAWLTRYLQDYENAFILISHEIPFLNSVINTIYHMYEKQLNRYVGDYDHFLEVFEMQKAQREAAYNRQQQEIAELQDFVNRNKARVATRNMAMSRKKKLDNMELIEKIVEKPKPDFHFEYSKAPGKFIFTTKDLVIGYDEPLSSPLNISLERGSRVVLTGANGIGKTTLLKSLLGLISPISGTSERGFGLEIGYFAQEDGADDDNTCIEAVWKEFPSYTQAEVRAVLAKCGLMTKHIESKVKVLSGGEQAKVRLCKILNRPSNLLVLDEPTNHLDVDAKDELKRALNEYKGSILMVCHDPFFYDDVATEVWDCTEWTTRVF, from the coding sequence ATGAGTATTTTAACTGTTTCAAACGTTTCACATGGATTCGGTGATAGAGCAATTCTTGAGGATGTTTCATTTAGGCTTCTTCCAGGAGAGCATGTCGGTTTAATCGGTGCCAATGGTGAAGGAAAGTCTACTTTTATGAATATAATAACTGGCAGTTTACAGCCAGATGAGGGCAAGATTGAGTGGTCAAAGAATGTACGTGTTGGTTATCTTGATCAGCATTCCGTACTCAAGAAGGACATGACGATTGAAAACGTTTTAGCTAGTGCTTTTGACTATCTATATGATATGGAATCACGTATCACCGAGCTGTATATGTCGATGGCTGATGTGGATGAAGAAACTATGAATTCTTATATGGAGGAAGCTGGCACACTTCAGGAACTCCTGACTGCGCATGATTTCTATATGATTGATGCCAAGGTGAGCGAGGTCGCACGTGCACTAGGTCTAACGGAGCTCGGGTTAGACCGTGATGTGTCCGAGCTTTCAGGCGGTCAGCGTACGAAGGTTCTTCTTGGTAAGCTTTTACTAGAGAAGCCTGAGATTTTACTTCTCGATGAGCCGACCAACTACCTCGACGAGGAACATATCGCCTGGCTGACTAGATACCTACAGGATTACGAAAACGCATTTATCCTAATCTCTCATGAGATCCCATTTCTAAATAGCGTAATCAATACAATTTATCACATGTATGAAAAACAGCTTAACAGATACGTCGGCGACTACGATCATTTCCTTGAAGTCTTTGAGATGCAGAAGGCTCAGAGGGAGGCTGCATATAACAGGCAGCAACAGGAGATTGCAGAGCTTCAGGATTTCGTAAATAGAAATAAAGCCAGGGTTGCCACTAGAAATATGGCGATGTCACGCAAGAAGAAACTCGATAACATGGAGCTTATTGAGAAAATTGTCGAGAAGCCTAAGCCAGATTTTCACTTTGAGTACTCCAAGGCGCCTGGAAAGTTTATTTTCACGACTAAGGATTTAGTTATCGGATATGATGAACCTTTATCCTCTCCGCTTAATATTTCACTCGAGAGGGGCAGCAGGGTGGTTCTCACAGGTGCTAATGGAATTGGTAAGACGACACTCCTTAAGAGCCTACTCGGGCTTATAAGTCCGATTTCTGGAACTTCAGAAAGGGGTTTCGGACTTGAAATCGGCTATTTCGCACAGGAAGACGGTGCTGATGATGACAACACATGCATTGAGGCTGTATGGAAAGAATTTCCTTCATATACACAAGCGGAAGTACGTGCGGTTCTCGCAAAATGCGGTCTGATGACGAAGCACATCGAGAGCAAGGTTAAAGTGCTATCGGGAGGAGAGCAGGCTAAAGTTAGACTTTGTAAAATTCTAAATAGACCATCTAACCTATTAGTTCTCGACGAGCCGACTAACCATTTAGATGTAGATGCTAAAGACGAGTTAAAGAGGGCTCTTAACGAATATAAGGGAAGCATCCTCATGGTTTGCCATGATCCGTTCTTCTATGATGATGTAGCTACAGAGGTGTGGGACTGTACAGAGTGGACTACTAGAGTATTTTAG
- a CDS encoding glutaredoxin-related protein, whose product MMIKIYGMITCPDCLYLMDQISGRENEYEYIEIGEHVFKLKEFLRLRDSERNAEIFKDIKATGGVGIPCFVLENGRISLDPSDAGLEANPQ is encoded by the coding sequence ATGATGATTAAAATTTACGGCATGATTACATGCCCAGACTGCTTATATCTTATGGACCAGATTTCTGGTCGCGAAAATGAATACGAGTATATAGAAATAGGTGAGCATGTATTCAAGCTGAAAGAATTTCTTAGGTTGCGAGATTCAGAGAGAAATGCGGAGATTTTTAAAGATATAAAAGCCACGGGAGGCGTTGGCATTCCTTGCTTTGTATTAGAAAATGGACGTATATCTCTTGATCCAAGCGATGCAGGGCTTGAAGCGAATCCGCAGTAG
- a CDS encoding YeiH family protein — MNSFRAKLPGIIACIAIAIPAWLLGKFVPVVGGPVFSILLGMIIALFWTDKGRFGKGIKFTSKYILQLAVVLLGFGLNLGVILDTGVQSLPIIVCTISTSLILAYVMRKVMKVDANSATLVGVGSSICGGSAIAATAPVIDASDDEIAQSISVIFFFNVIAALIFPIFGHMIGMSTTSGDAFGIFAGTAVNDTSSVTAAASTWDSMWRLGTQSLDKAVTVKLTRTLAIIPITLLLAVYTAKKKNNSHCETETEHSFSLKRAFPMFILYFIVASLITTVCVSAGVDAKTFEPLKSLSKFFIVMAMGAIGLNSNIVKLIKTGGKPLALGATCWVGITVVSLILQHVLGLW, encoded by the coding sequence ATGAATTCATTTAGAGCCAAATTGCCAGGAATAATCGCATGTATTGCGATTGCCATACCAGCCTGGCTACTTGGTAAGTTTGTACCGGTTGTTGGTGGACCGGTTTTTTCAATTCTATTAGGTATGATAATAGCTCTGTTTTGGACTGATAAAGGCAGATTCGGGAAGGGTATAAAATTTACATCGAAGTACATCCTACAGCTGGCAGTTGTGCTATTAGGATTTGGTCTCAATTTAGGAGTAATCCTAGATACTGGTGTTCAATCCCTGCCGATTATTGTGTGTACAATCTCGACGTCACTTATACTTGCTTACGTGATGCGCAAGGTCATGAAGGTAGATGCAAATTCAGCTACACTTGTTGGGGTCGGTTCATCAATATGTGGGGGATCCGCGATAGCAGCTACGGCGCCTGTAATTGATGCTTCCGATGATGAGATAGCACAGTCAATTTCAGTAATATTTTTCTTTAATGTTATTGCAGCTCTAATATTTCCTATATTTGGACACATGATTGGCATGAGTACTACAAGTGGGGACGCATTTGGAATTTTTGCAGGAACCGCAGTAAATGATACATCTTCAGTTACAGCAGCAGCATCTACGTGGGACAGCATGTGGCGACTTGGGACGCAGTCACTTGATAAAGCCGTAACCGTTAAGCTTACTAGAACACTAGCAATAATACCGATAACACTATTACTTGCAGTTTATACGGCGAAAAAGAAGAACAACTCTCATTGTGAAACAGAAACGGAACATTCATTTAGCCTAAAGCGGGCATTTCCAATGTTTATACTGTATTTTATAGTTGCTTCTCTGATAACGACGGTATGTGTGTCTGCTGGAGTAGATGCAAAGACTTTCGAGCCACTTAAGTCACTCAGCAAGTTCTTTATAGTCATGGCTATGGGAGCAATAGGGCTTAATAGCAATATAGTGAAGCTAATAAAGACAGGAGGAAAGCCTCTTGCTCTTGGAGCAACATGCTGGGTAGGGATTACGGTAGTCAGCCTGATTCTTCAGCATGTGTTGGGGCTTTGGTAG
- a CDS encoding MATE family efflux transporter: METKINRNKIQLSDHFTYFKLIRFVIPSIGMMVFTSVYGIVDGLFVSNVVGKTAFASINLVMPVEMIVGAIGFMIGTGGAALVAKTLGEQRRERANQYFFMLIAITAIAGIFICILAHVFMEKICLALGADSSMISACVTYGRISMYFNVFFMLQNCFQDFLIVAEKPHLGLLCTVIAGLSNIVLDALFIYVLGWGVAGAAIATGISEAVGAIIPLIYFIKPNSSLLRLVQTKLEFKPIIKACGNGISEMVTSITSSFVSMFYNVQLIKYIGSDGVAAYGVLMYVLFIFAAIYIGYSMGCAPIISYHYGAQNPSELRNILNKSFRLLAGTGFLMLIIGEVFARPLSLLFVGYDDALTDMTVHAMRITTVCFVILGINVFASSFFTALSNGWLSAVISFLRTFVFKLSFVILLPLIMGIEGIWWSNPLSEIIAFIISIFFLSLMRKRYYY; the protein is encoded by the coding sequence ATGGAGACTAAGATTAATCGCAACAAAATTCAATTATCAGACCATTTTACTTATTTTAAACTGATAAGATTCGTCATCCCTTCTATAGGCATGATGGTGTTTACTTCAGTTTATGGCATAGTTGATGGTCTTTTTGTATCTAATGTTGTAGGGAAAACAGCTTTCGCTTCTATAAATCTCGTTATGCCGGTCGAGATGATTGTTGGCGCCATAGGCTTCATGATTGGAACAGGTGGAGCTGCACTTGTCGCGAAGACACTTGGTGAACAACGAAGGGAACGTGCAAATCAATACTTCTTTATGCTTATAGCTATTACAGCGATTGCTGGAATTTTTATATGCATCTTAGCACATGTATTTATGGAGAAAATATGTCTAGCACTCGGTGCTGATTCAAGTATGATAAGTGCCTGCGTTACTTATGGAAGAATAAGCATGTATTTTAACGTGTTCTTCATGCTACAGAACTGCTTCCAAGATTTCCTGATCGTTGCTGAAAAACCACATCTTGGACTTCTATGCACTGTAATCGCTGGACTCTCTAACATCGTGCTTGACGCACTATTTATATACGTTTTGGGCTGGGGTGTTGCAGGTGCTGCTATCGCAACAGGTATAAGCGAAGCTGTCGGAGCTATAATCCCTCTAATTTATTTTATTAAGCCTAATTCCAGCCTGCTGAGGCTAGTACAGACCAAACTTGAGTTTAAGCCTATCATTAAAGCATGTGGTAACGGAATTTCGGAAATGGTTACGAGTATTACTTCTTCATTTGTAAGCATGTTTTACAATGTGCAACTTATAAAATATATAGGCTCAGATGGGGTTGCTGCGTATGGAGTGCTAATGTACGTATTATTTATATTTGCAGCGATTTACATCGGTTACTCTATGGGATGTGCTCCTATAATTAGTTACCATTATGGCGCTCAAAACCCAAGTGAATTACGAAATATACTTAATAAAAGCTTTAGGTTATTAGCAGGTACAGGATTCTTGATGCTAATCATCGGTGAGGTATTTGCAAGGCCCCTTTCTTTATTATTCGTAGGTTATGATGATGCGCTAACAGATATGACTGTTCATGCTATGAGAATTACCACTGTATGCTTTGTGATTCTAGGGATAAATGTGTTTGCTTCGTCATTCTTTACTGCATTAAGTAATGGATGGCTTTCTGCTGTAATATCATTCCTAAGAACCTTCGTATTCAAACTCTCATTTGTAATATTACTACCATTGATAATGGGAATTGAGGGAATATGGTGGTCAAATCCACTTTCAGAAATCATAGCATTTATCATTTCAATTTTTTTCTTATCTTTGATGCGTAAACGATACTACTATTAA
- a CDS encoding YibE/F family protein, translating into MIKVLIIVFVLLSLFAGGDRTAKSLMTTAINIAIFAMLIELIYLGFNIVFTTAIAAILITAVTIFYQNENNIKTVSSFISVIIVLAISSLVISFIITHAHLQGFGVVGDVKIQPSNGYEEDIRINMRLVQVAVFIVVLIGGLIDTAVAICSGTYEILRHNPNVKRSEIIESGMNIGCKILSSNINTLFFIFAGEFMIMCISFLKFYSWSTLINSKDFTQELIAIMISAIGTVIIIPISSYVASRFMCRTSAVD; encoded by the coding sequence ATGATTAAAGTGCTTATCATTGTGTTCGTCCTCCTATCTCTATTTGCGGGAGGTGATCGAACTGCAAAATCACTTATGACAACTGCAATTAATATAGCAATATTCGCCATGCTCATAGAACTCATTTATCTTGGGTTTAACATCGTATTTACGACAGCCATCGCTGCTATTCTCATCACAGCTGTGACAATATTTTACCAGAATGAGAACAACATCAAGACAGTTTCTTCATTCATTTCAGTGATTATCGTTCTTGCTATTTCCTCATTGGTCATATCATTTATAATCACTCACGCACATCTTCAAGGCTTTGGGGTAGTCGGTGATGTCAAAATACAACCTTCAAATGGGTACGAAGAAGATATTAGGATTAATATGAGATTAGTTCAGGTGGCTGTATTTATCGTTGTTTTGATTGGTGGATTAATTGATACCGCAGTAGCAATATGCTCTGGAACTTATGAAATTCTCAGACATAATCCTAATGTGAAACGCTCAGAAATCATCGAATCAGGTATGAATATAGGTTGCAAGATACTAAGCTCTAACATCAATACATTATTTTTTATATTTGCTGGAGAATTCATGATTATGTGTATCAGTTTCCTAAAATTTTATTCATGGAGCACTCTAATCAATTCTAAAGATTTTACTCAGGAACTCATTGCAATCATGATTAGTGCAATAGGAACGGTTATCATAATCCCTATTTCTTCATATGTTGCTTCACGGTTCATGTGCCGAACTAGTGCAGTTGATTAG
- a CDS encoding YibE/F family protein: MKNKYLLRMAISMVGAVILFLFVVNNSWMYKSPVAKVLAVHNNGNQQSIELRLENGSDKGKTVHIKNKYDKSQVYDERYFKHDYVFLNDEYTGITGVKRDYWVAAIFLFLLSSLITVGGKRGAYTSLCILGNIALFSLIIYMNMRGADILYMTVAGSEVFTFFVLLVVDGISRRMILSFAAALLTTLLLSSLVMLLIWNTDIDYDFLHFLPEPFTTTDANHFFLAQIIIGCLGAVIDVSVTITATCMELIERTPSISNKSLLTSVREVADDINGTMISVVLLTNIASTLPIFLISMSNEISFRTVVSHDAYFYIVRSLAGMLSIVVAILVSTFVTSLVARKELKHD, encoded by the coding sequence ATGAAGAATAAGTATTTGTTAAGAATGGCTATCTCAATGGTGGGTGCAGTCATTTTATTTCTGTTTGTCGTTAATAATTCATGGATGTATAAATCCCCCGTCGCTAAAGTCCTCGCTGTCCATAACAATGGTAATCAGCAGTCTATTGAACTGCGTCTTGAAAATGGGAGTGATAAAGGAAAGACCGTCCATATAAAAAACAAGTATGATAAATCGCAGGTTTACGATGAGAGATACTTTAAACACGACTACGTGTTTCTTAATGATGAATACACTGGTATAACCGGAGTAAAAAGAGATTACTGGGTTGCAGCTATATTCTTATTTTTGCTTTCATCGCTAATCACAGTTGGCGGAAAAAGAGGTGCTTACACATCATTATGTATTCTCGGGAACATTGCGCTTTTTAGTCTTATTATTTATATGAACATGCGTGGTGCAGATATTCTCTACATGACAGTTGCTGGCTCCGAGGTATTTACGTTCTTCGTACTACTGGTAGTAGACGGAATATCTCGCAGAATGATATTATCGTTTGCAGCAGCATTACTGACCACCTTGCTACTTTCTAGTCTTGTCATGCTCTTAATATGGAATACCGATATAGATTATGATTTTCTTCACTTCTTGCCGGAGCCATTTACAACTACAGATGCAAATCACTTTTTCCTCGCTCAGATAATTATCGGTTGCTTGGGAGCTGTAATTGACGTATCAGTTACCATTACTGCCACTTGTATGGAGCTCATCGAGAGAACTCCTAGCATTAGCAACAAATCACTTCTCACGTCAGTGCGTGAGGTTGCAGATGATATAAATGGAACCATGATAAGCGTTGTTCTTCTAACGAATATAGCTTCAACCCTGCCGATATTCTTAATCTCTATGTCTAATGAGATAAGTTTCAGAACGGTAGTAAGCCACGATGCATACTTCTATATAGTTCGTTCACTTGCTGGAATGCTCTCGATAGTTGTTGCCATACTCGTCTCAACATTCGTTACATCTCTTGTAGCTAGAAAGGAGCTAAAACATGATTAA
- a CDS encoding alpha/beta fold hydrolase, translating to MIKHNYIEKGEGEVLIMLHGNGLDSSYFYHQINYFSTKYRVIAVDSRGHGRTPRGDKPLTILQFSEDLRFFMDMHDIEKAHILGFSDGANVAIRFAIDHPERVDKLILNGANIKYRALRFTVRIGIELLELINATFSISLEKRRLRAERLELMKNEPVVSADELKSIKSKTLVVAGTFDLMYGSHTKFIAEHIPDAQLEFIPGKHTVARWNYKRFNSALGDFLSKDTKVKEKTNNLYDKLV from the coding sequence ATGATTAAGCATAACTATATAGAAAAAGGTGAGGGTGAAGTGCTGATTATGCTCCATGGGAATGGTTTAGATAGCAGTTACTTTTATCACCAGATTAACTATTTTTCAACTAAATATAGGGTTATAGCTGTCGATTCGAGAGGACACGGAAGGACTCCGCGCGGTGATAAGCCTCTCACGATTTTGCAGTTCTCTGAAGATTTGCGTTTTTTTATGGATATGCATGATATCGAGAAAGCACATATTCTTGGTTTCTCAGATGGAGCAAATGTCGCAATTCGTTTTGCTATAGATCATCCAGAACGCGTTGATAAGCTCATTCTTAACGGAGCGAATATAAAGTATAGGGCGCTTAGATTCACTGTTCGAATTGGAATCGAATTACTTGAGCTAATCAATGCTACTTTTAGCATAAGCCTTGAAAAGAGGAGACTAAGAGCTGAAAGACTTGAACTCATGAAAAATGAACCGGTAGTCAGCGCTGATGAACTGAAGAGTATAAAGTCTAAGACACTTGTGGTTGCGGGTACTTTCGACTTGATGTACGGGAGTCATACAAAGTTTATCGCTGAGCATATACCAGATGCCCAGCTTGAGTTTATTCCTGGAAAACACACTGTTGCACGTTGGAACTATAAGAGATTTAATAGCGCTTTAGGCGATTTTTTATCAAAAGATACTAAGGTAAAAGAGAAAACGAACAATTTATATGATAAATTAGTATAG
- a CDS encoding undecaprenyl-diphosphate phosphatase produces the protein MTVILQAIFLGIVEGITEWLPVSSTGHMILVNEIWPMHVNKDFMNMFLVVIQLGAILAVVITFWNDIWPFSADKSKKYIRKDVWSMWFRVIVACIPSVIVGLKWDDVIEEHFYNYKVVAIMLILIGILFIIAENRNKHLKPTTNSLDELTYKQALIIGLFQLVAAIFPGTSRSGSTILGALVIGVNRKTAAQFTFFMAIPVMFGASLLKLLKYGFNFEGNELVVLLVGMIVAFVVSLFIIKMLMNYIKKHDFKVFGYYRIALGVVVLLYFFFN, from the coding sequence ATGACTGTAATTTTACAAGCGATTTTCTTGGGTATTGTTGAAGGCATTACAGAATGGCTACCAGTTTCTAGTACCGGTCACATGATTCTTGTTAATGAGATTTGGCCGATGCATGTCAACAAGGATTTCATGAATATGTTTTTAGTTGTGATCCAACTTGGAGCGATTTTAGCTGTAGTCATCACCTTTTGGAATGATATCTGGCCTTTTTCAGCAGACAAATCTAAGAAATATATCCGTAAGGACGTTTGGTCTATGTGGTTCAGGGTTATTGTTGCATGCATTCCATCTGTAATTGTCGGACTCAAGTGGGATGATGTGATTGAAGAACATTTCTATAACTATAAGGTAGTAGCAATCATGCTTATATTAATAGGTATTCTTTTTATTATTGCCGAGAACCGTAATAAGCATCTTAAACCTACTACTAATTCGCTGGATGAGCTGACATATAAGCAGGCGCTTATTATCGGATTATTTCAGCTTGTAGCAGCTATATTCCCAGGTACATCGCGATCAGGTTCGACAATTCTCGGTGCATTGGTTATAGGAGTTAACCGCAAAACCGCTGCACAGTTCACATTTTTCATGGCAATCCCAGTAATGTTTGGAGCCAGCTTGTTAAAGCTTCTTAAATACGGTTTTAACTTTGAAGGGAATGAGCTGGTAGTCCTGCTTGTTGGAATGATAGTAGCATTTGTAGTTTCTTTATTTATTATCAAAATGCTGATGAACTATATCAAGAAGCATGATTTCAAGGTGTTTGGCTATTACAGAATAGCACTTGGAGTCGTTGTGCTATTATATTTTTTCTTTAACTAA
- a CDS encoding alpha/beta hydrolase: MLQYEEALRSEALRDPILVHIKSRDGLVLKGRLYKKQKNKPRAVIIAVHGFHSGGLRDMGRFADMYSRNGFDYLIISQRSHFDSEGKYLTFGAKESRDVLDWVNIVRRIYSPDIPITLHGVSMGAATVLIAAGIHENLVDENSKPNIICCIADSPYDDIISQVEYLLGERGKILPKKQQSVYLRQLCALKQKSMLEMHLRLHLWRI; the protein is encoded by the coding sequence TTGCTACAATATGAAGAAGCCCTAAGGAGTGAAGCTCTCAGAGATCCTATACTAGTTCATATCAAATCTAGAGATGGACTAGTGCTCAAGGGGAGACTATATAAGAAGCAAAAAAATAAACCTAGAGCTGTTATAATTGCCGTTCATGGTTTTCATAGCGGAGGCCTAAGAGATATGGGTAGATTCGCTGATATGTATTCAAGGAACGGATTTGATTATTTGATTATTTCTCAGAGAAGCCACTTTGATTCAGAAGGCAAATATCTAACATTTGGTGCAAAAGAGTCACGAGACGTCTTAGATTGGGTCAATATAGTGCGAAGAATATATTCACCAGATATTCCGATAACTTTACATGGAGTATCCATGGGAGCGGCTACAGTTTTAATAGCTGCAGGCATACATGAGAATCTTGTAGATGAAAATAGTAAACCTAACATTATCTGCTGCATAGCAGATAGCCCATATGACGATATAATAAGCCAGGTAGAGTATTTATTGGGAGAGAGGGGCAAAATATTACCAAAAAAGCAGCAATCGGTCTATTTAAGGCAATTATGCGCCTTAAAGCAAAAGTCAATGTTAGAGATGCATCTCCGATTACATCTATGGCGAATATAA
- a CDS encoding alpha/beta hydrolase, with protein MANIKLPIMFIHGEDDRYVLPENSVRLYKACNSNVKELLLVEGAGHVCSYVLKPYEYEKAFVSFVVNSIE; from the coding sequence ATGGCGAATATAAAACTGCCAATCATGTTTATACACGGAGAAGACGATAGATATGTGCTCCCCGAAAATTCAGTAAGATTGTATAAGGCATGCAATTCTAATGTTAAGGAATTACTTCTTGTAGAAGGAGCGGGGCATGTGTGTTCATACGTTTTAAAGCCATATGAATACGAGAAGGCATTCGTATCATTTGTGGTTAATTCCATAGAGTAA
- a CDS encoding sodium-dependent transporter, translating into MEQENNKGQFNSNFGFLMAALGSAVGLGNLWSFPYKLGLGGGFAFLIIYTILAIVVGYPLMLSEIALGRKTQKAAIEAYKEADHRFKFNGVLQTIVPWFLICFYCTFGGYITKYLFESIQALFSKNAVLNTGDPAALFGGMIGNVGNSVAWMAGFLILTMVIVFGGVSGGIEKFCKIAMPALFFLLIAVVIRSCTLPGAGPGLKFLFYPDLSMWKKDFFEVVRLAGGQMFFSLSLASGCIIAYGSYLGKKENLESNAAIITAGDSLVAVLAGMAIMPAVFAFGLKPSGGPGLLFVSMTTVFQSMGAAGKIFQLAFWLLVFFAALSSSIGMMEAGISAILDSRVKAGKPASRVKVSLIMALAAFVGNFLTTADCLGGNPKMNWFHLFGQADVLSVWDCLAEGLLMPLTGLIMAILLGWFVPHSLDEEIENGGARTFKTRGFYNFCIRWIGPLFMAMIVYGQFKDFFGAK; encoded by the coding sequence ATGGAACAGGAAAACAACAAAGGCCAATTTAATTCCAATTTTGGATTTTTGATGGCTGCACTTGGTTCCGCTGTAGGTCTTGGTAACCTATGGTCCTTCCCTTATAAGCTAGGACTTGGTGGCGGATTCGCATTCCTAATTATTTACACAATTCTTGCTATCGTAGTAGGTTACCCTCTGATGCTATCCGAGATTGCTCTTGGACGTAAGACTCAGAAGGCTGCTATCGAAGCATACAAAGAGGCTGATCACAGATTCAAGTTCAACGGTGTTCTTCAGACTATCGTTCCTTGGTTCCTAATCTGCTTCTACTGCACATTTGGTGGATACATCACTAAATACTTATTTGAGTCAATTCAGGCTCTATTCAGCAAGAACGCAGTTCTCAACACAGGAGATCCTGCTGCCCTATTCGGAGGTATGATTGGAAACGTTGGAAACTCCGTAGCATGGATGGCTGGATTCCTTATACTTACTATGGTAATCGTATTCGGAGGCGTATCAGGCGGTATCGAGAAGTTCTGTAAAATCGCTATGCCTGCACTATTCTTCCTACTAATAGCTGTAGTTATCAGATCTTGCACACTTCCTGGAGCTGGTCCTGGACTTAAGTTCCTCTTCTACCCTGATTTATCAATGTGGAAGAAGGACTTCTTCGAAGTAGTAAGACTAGCTGGTGGACAGATGTTCTTCTCACTATCACTTGCTTCTGGTTGCATCATCGCTTACGGTTCATACCTTGGTAAGAAGGAAAACCTCGAGTCTAATGCTGCTATCATCACCGCAGGTGACTCCCTAGTAGCTGTTCTCGCTGGAATGGCTATTATGCCAGCTGTATTCGCATTTGGTCTAAAGCCAAGCGGTGGTCCTGGACTACTATTCGTTTCGATGACTACTGTATTCCAATCAATGGGAGCTGCTGGTAAGATCTTCCAGCTTGCATTCTGGCTACTCGTATTCTTCGCTGCTCTATCTTCCTCAATCGGAATGATGGAAGCTGGTATCTCTGCTATACTCGACTCCAGGGTAAAGGCTGGTAAGCCTGCAAGCAGAGTTAAGGTTTCGTTAATCATGGCACTTGCAGCATTCGTAGGGAACTTCCTAACAACTGCTGACTGCCTAGGCGGAAACCCTAAGATGAATTGGTTCCACCTATTCGGACAGGCTGATGTTCTCAGTGTATGGGATTGTCTAGCTGAAGGTCTCTTGATGCCACTAACAGGTCTCATCATGGCTATATTGCTTGGATGGTTCGTGCCTCACTCCCTCGATGAAGAAATCGAAAACGGTGGAGCTCGTACATTCAAGACAAGAGGTTTCTACAACTTCTGTATCAGATGGATTGGACCTCTTTTCATGGCTATGATTGTTTATGGTCAGTTCAAGGATTTCTTTGGTGCGAAATAA